Proteins encoded by one window of Streptomyces sp. LX-29:
- a CDS encoding SAVED domain-containing protein has translation MRDLPAPSSTGVRIAGDRYQWLAAWQGCVAAVRDAALRASNPVVAVGVEVDDAGNLDDVVLYRQVPPHTYMQVKYAADSSTPVNGDYLLKLSDRGGPSILRKMAQAWEKLTEGGTPVDLALLSNRSPDAEDPLISLRDSRTQLLVPKAAQQGTGSKKGQAHRRWADGAGLSEDRLLDLLKVLRFDLARDVMHLHEHLQMLMFAAGLRFSEEAMHSGADWVARQVADGQRRLSLADIREAIRALGLEAGSSRPVLSIATLKPDPMAEDADYALDWVDRFEGASPYVKRRPLAPATWAQLQADIEAAPYRMPPGTTTVAVTGSLRLAPAFVVGAAFRMVAGSDLAVAQREQLWSSTAAYDSPLTPAVDEHTLDLGTDLAVAVAVATDPTQDVLDFLREHRVPVSRLLVLRPPGGAKDNSIPDAAMASALAIGIRDLLRRACRAHPAIHLFQAGPMGLALLLGNRWNRLRPTTVYEDVNAQQVYEKAFVIDA, from the coding sequence GTGCGAGACCTGCCTGCCCCGAGCTCGACGGGTGTCCGTATTGCTGGTGACCGCTATCAGTGGCTGGCTGCGTGGCAGGGGTGTGTCGCCGCTGTCCGGGATGCGGCGCTGCGTGCGTCCAACCCGGTGGTGGCGGTGGGCGTCGAGGTCGACGACGCGGGGAACTTGGACGATGTCGTCTTGTACCGGCAGGTGCCGCCGCACACCTACATGCAGGTCAAGTACGCCGCGGACAGCTCTACCCCGGTCAACGGTGACTACCTGCTCAAGCTCAGCGATCGCGGCGGCCCGTCGATCCTGCGGAAGATGGCGCAAGCCTGGGAGAAGCTCACCGAGGGCGGCACTCCGGTCGATCTCGCGTTGCTGAGCAACCGGTCCCCGGATGCGGAAGACCCGCTGATCTCGCTGAGGGACTCCCGCACTCAGCTTCTGGTTCCGAAGGCGGCGCAGCAGGGCACGGGCTCCAAGAAGGGTCAGGCACACAGGCGTTGGGCCGACGGTGCCGGGCTGAGTGAGGACAGGCTGCTGGACTTGCTGAAGGTGCTGCGCTTCGACCTGGCACGAGACGTGATGCACCTGCATGAGCACTTGCAGATGCTGATGTTCGCCGCAGGGCTGCGGTTCAGCGAGGAGGCCATGCACTCCGGCGCGGACTGGGTGGCCCGTCAAGTCGCCGACGGGCAGCGCCGCCTGTCCCTGGCGGATATCAGGGAGGCGATCCGGGCCCTGGGCCTGGAAGCCGGCTCATCGCGTCCGGTGCTGTCCATCGCCACCCTGAAGCCGGATCCCATGGCGGAGGACGCCGATTACGCATTGGACTGGGTGGATCGCTTCGAGGGAGCCTCACCGTATGTGAAGCGGCGTCCGCTGGCCCCGGCCACCTGGGCGCAGTTGCAGGCGGACATTGAGGCCGCGCCGTACCGGATGCCGCCGGGCACCACCACGGTCGCTGTCACCGGCAGCCTGCGTCTGGCACCCGCTTTCGTGGTCGGTGCCGCCTTCCGCATGGTGGCCGGCTCCGACCTTGCCGTGGCTCAGCGTGAACAGCTGTGGTCATCCACCGCAGCGTACGACTCTCCGCTGACGCCAGCCGTCGATGAGCACACCCTTGACCTTGGAACGGATCTCGCCGTGGCCGTCGCGGTCGCCACGGACCCCACGCAGGACGTGCTGGACTTTTTGCGCGAGCATCGGGTGCCCGTCTCCCGGCTGCTGGTCTTGCGCCCGCCCGGAGGGGCGAAGGACAACTCCATCCCGGATGCCGCGATGGCCAGCGCGTTGGCCATCGGTATCCGGGACCTGCTGCGCCGTGCCTGCCGCGCACATCCCGCGATCCACCTCTTCCAGGCCGGCCCCATGGGCCTGGCCCTGCTGCTGGGCAACCGGTGGAACCGGCTGCGCCCCACCACCGTGTACGAGGACGTCAACGCACAGCAGGTATATGAGAAGGCCTTCGTCATCGACGCATGA